The proteins below are encoded in one region of Sulfolobus islandicus Y.N.15.51:
- a CDS encoding ABC transporter permease: MRVLRSSFLLAFTIFYGWSSIRRGFVYVLTYLSIPLAELFLIYIITRGDFVKFAIVGGLISVMANNGFSLIGDLVFLRLESRLQDLLVATSIGPSDYIMGLMLANLLYSSPGVILYIMLAVIYHVLTLTNFIPLLIDVTLLLFSTSSIGFFLASLVPHTRYGWGLAGLLSSILTIIPPVFYPYTFLPKSLYIPLLILPTTASAIFSQGITNLVNTSVEMLVVSFLVLLLESILFFFLSVRFSRWRER, encoded by the coding sequence GTGAGAGTCTTGAGGAGTAGTTTTCTGTTAGCTTTTACAATATTTTATGGATGGTCCTCAATAAGGAGAGGATTTGTGTACGTATTAACTTATCTCAGTATACCTCTAGCTGAATTATTTTTAATATATATTATCACGAGGGGGGATTTCGTAAAGTTCGCCATCGTTGGAGGATTAATTAGCGTTATGGCCAATAACGGATTTTCACTAATTGGCGATCTAGTGTTCTTAAGACTTGAAAGTAGACTTCAAGATTTATTGGTTGCAACTAGCATAGGGCCTAGTGACTATATCATGGGATTAATGCTTGCAAATTTACTATATTCCTCCCCAGGTGTTATACTATACATTATGCTTGCAGTAATTTACCACGTTTTGACTTTAACCAACTTCATACCATTATTAATTGATGTCACTCTTCTCCTGTTCTCAACATCCTCCATAGGGTTCTTCTTAGCTAGTCTAGTTCCTCATACGAGATATGGTTGGGGTCTTGCTGGTCTTTTATCTAGCATTTTAACTATAATACCACCAGTATTTTATCCTTATACATTCCTCCCTAAGTCTCTTTACATTCCCTTGCTTATATTGCCAACTACAGCTTCTGCAATATTCTCACAAGGAATCACAAATTTGGTAAATACAAGCGTAGAAATGTTAGTTGTATCGTTTCTAGTTCTGTTACTCGAATCTATATTGTTCTTTTTCCTCTCTGTTAGATTTAGCAGATGGAGAGAAAGATGA
- a CDS encoding NUDIX hydrolase, translating into MNISKLLQLPLTDDSESDAAVVVLIAKGQYILLIKRVINPKDPWSGQMALPGGHREDNETTLKAAIRECEEEIGIRPNIRSSLGVFSPNNARIKVRAYIALLDELIEPRPNPAEVDKVFWVHESEFARGDNAFYYKQYRIWGMTYRILSKLFEIAELKI; encoded by the coding sequence ATGAACATAAGCAAACTTCTTCAGCTACCACTAACTGATGATAGTGAGAGCGATGCTGCAGTTGTAGTATTAATAGCTAAAGGCCAGTATATCTTGTTGATAAAAAGAGTTATTAACCCAAAGGACCCATGGTCAGGTCAAATGGCGTTGCCAGGTGGTCATAGAGAAGATAATGAGACTACTCTTAAAGCAGCTATTAGAGAATGTGAGGAGGAAATTGGAATCAGGCCAAATATAAGGTCCAGTCTAGGAGTATTCTCACCTAATAATGCTAGAATAAAAGTTAGGGCATATATTGCATTACTTGATGAGCTAATAGAACCAAGGCCAAATCCAGCGGAGGTGGATAAGGTATTTTGGGTTCACGAGAGTGAATTTGCAAGGGGCGATAACGCGTTTTATTATAAGCAATATAGAATTTGGGGGATGACGTATAGGATACTTTCTAAATTGTTTGAAATAGCTGAACTTAAAATTTAA